The proteins below come from a single Aegilops tauschii subsp. strangulata cultivar AL8/78 chromosome 6, Aet v6.0, whole genome shotgun sequence genomic window:
- the LOC109776147 gene encoding uncharacterized protein has protein sequence MGRKPSASAAAAAAAAAADHDSTVASAKAAELLAAAADCEGIHGHSMFFDALVQLIPPRFYLSADDDVRPYYQGLSKAAKAAMKAQSRANIKAARRARLDPAGPPSSTLDLLKKSVADQEAEEKKEEEEDNSQDGSQESDDDATSEGGDDDQDNEEGDLEEEEEEAEDEKEEMQMAPAAVVSEDRSVTYEELRERLQRRITELRGNRCTRPEFLNKPQKEKGKKGKGAKVKGKEEGTKRKREDGTGDAEGKDGKKHKKEGEEKAPDIIYGNVLVDPKEARRRKKRRIKNKKKELEQAKRMQRAKEDPKKATKMAWDVATRRAAGEKVHDNPKLIKESMKKDKKRQEKHAEEWKDRQRTVDIKKKQKQNKRKENIQGRAQEKKARKIEKREKKLMRPGFEGRKEGYVNE, from the coding sequence ATGGGCAGGAAACCCTCggcttccgccgccgccgccgctgccgctgcggCTGCCGACCACGACTCCACCGTTGCCAGCGCCAAGGCCGCCGAACTCCTAGCAGCAGCCGCTGACTGCGAGGGTATCCATGGGCACTCCATGTTCTTCGACGCCCTTGTGCAGCTTATACCCCCGCGTTTCTACCTCTCCGCCGACGATGATGTTCGCCCCTACTACCAGGGGCTCTCCAAGGCCGCCAAGGCGGCCATGAAGGCTCAGTCCCGCGCCAATATCAAGGCTGCCCGCCGAGCCCGCCTCGACCCCGCGGGGCCGCCTTCCTCCACCCTGGACCTTCTCAAGAAGTCCGTCGCCGACCAAgaggcggaggagaagaaggaagaggaggaggataaCTCACAAGACGGAAGCCAGGAGTCCGACGACGATGCAACCTCAGAGGGTGGCGACGATGACCAGGACAACGAGGAGGGAGATttagaggaggaagaggaggaggcagaggatgAGAAGGAGGAGATGCAGATGGCCCCAGCAGCAGTTGTTTCTGAAGACCGGTCGGTGACTTACGAGGAGCTGCGAGAGCGGCTTCAGCGCCGCATTACAGAGCTCCGTGGGAACCGGTGCACCAGGCCAGAGTTCCTGAATAAACCCCAGAAGGAGAAGGGTAAGAAGGGAAAGGGTGCTAAAGtgaaggggaaggaggagggtaCAAAGCGGAAGCGTGAGGATGGCACCGGGGATGCGGAGGGTAAGGATGGGAAGAAGCAcaagaaggaaggggaagagaaggCACCAGATATCATATATGGCAATGTGTTGGTTGATCCAAAGGAAGCTAggcggaggaagaagaggaggatcaagaacaagaagaaggaGCTGGAACAGGCTAAGCGGATGCAGAGGGCAAAGGAGGATCCTAAAAAGGCCACCAAGATGGCCTGGGATGTGGCAACAAGGCGCGCGGCTGGGGAGAAGGTGCACGACAACCCCAAGTTGATTAAAGAGAGCATGAAGAAGGATAAGAAGCGGCAGGAGAAGCACGCGGAGGAGTGGAAGGACAGGCAGAGGACAGTGGACATcaagaagaagcagaagcagaatAAGCGGAAGGAGAACATCCAGGGGCGGGCACAGGAGAAGAAGGCGCGCAAAATAGAGAAGCGTGAGAAGAAGCTTATGCGCCCTGGTTTTGAGGGGCGCAAGGAAGGCTATGTCAATGAGTGA